A genomic window from Tolypothrix sp. PCC 7910 includes:
- a CDS encoding ATP-binding protein has product MSQSEETNAQKASLTNHDRRAIHLPGSIQPHGVLLALSSQLEILQVSNNTQQYFGKATQDLLGQSLDSLFDARQTATIKQCWEKNIGSVSSYKVAIITNHQEQFFDCIVHRTADVLIVELEAIASSSEISFLSFHALVSDAIAQMQRISNLPEFLNLVATEVRKITGFDRVMVYQFDLQGAGAVVAEAKREDLSPYLGLHYPATDIPAQSRDLYTRCQLRFIPDINTQAVNLVPIDHPISHQPLDLSLSVLRSVDACCIEFHQNMGVGALLVISLMQEGKLWGLISCHHHTPKYLPYEVRKICEFLGQIVSSELAHKVSHSEWDYEVKLKALQSDFLASISQADNFIDALIKPEIRLLDIASASGAAVCLDNEITLVGATPNLEQVCALIEWAETQVGENLFYTDSLAKLYPDGVVFKDTASGLLLLRISQVRRYYILWFRPEVIQTVNWAGNPNASIRLDADGTVTLGPRKSFAKWQETVQLTSLPWKQSELDSAIALRNAIVGIVLSKADELAKINLELERSNRELSSFAYAASHDLKEPLRGIYNYSTVLIEDYAHVLDAEAIEYLETVVTLSVRMEALINALLRLAQLGKAQLRAKAIDINELITQVIDIFHASRQYSQVLDIRIPQPLPTISCDAVLVNEVFSNLIGNALKYNDKPEQWVEIGYGKGENSALIFYVRDNGVGIPEHHRETIFRLFKRLHSQEKFGGGVGAGLAIVKKIVEMHNGQIWVESTVGVGSTFYFTLE; this is encoded by the coding sequence ATGAGCCAGTCAGAAGAGACCAATGCCCAAAAAGCTTCTTTGACTAACCACGATCGCAGAGCGATTCATCTACCTGGCTCAATCCAACCTCATGGCGTTTTACTAGCACTGAGTTCCCAGTTAGAGATTCTGCAAGTTAGTAACAATACACAGCAATACTTTGGCAAAGCTACCCAAGATTTGCTTGGTCAATCTTTAGACAGCTTATTTGATGCTCGACAAACTGCAACTATCAAGCAGTGCTGGGAAAAAAATATTGGTAGTGTTAGTAGTTATAAAGTAGCAATCATCACTAATCATCAAGAACAATTTTTTGATTGCATTGTCCATCGCACAGCAGATGTTTTGATTGTGGAGTTGGAGGCGATAGCATCTAGTTCAGAAATCAGTTTCTTGAGTTTTCATGCTTTGGTGAGTGATGCGATCGCCCAAATGCAACGCATTTCTAATCTCCCAGAATTCTTGAATTTGGTGGCTACAGAAGTCCGCAAAATCACAGGGTTTGACCGAGTAATGGTCTATCAATTTGATCTGCAAGGCGCTGGTGCTGTAGTTGCGGAAGCCAAACGAGAGGATTTATCACCATATTTGGGACTGCATTATCCCGCTACAGATATTCCTGCCCAAAGTAGAGATTTATATACCCGGTGTCAACTCCGATTTATTCCAGATATCAATACTCAAGCAGTTAACTTAGTACCAATAGATCACCCCATCAGCCATCAACCTCTGGATTTAAGCTTATCTGTACTCAGGAGTGTGGATGCTTGCTGTATAGAATTTCATCAAAATATGGGTGTGGGGGCGCTATTGGTAATCTCACTGATGCAGGAAGGGAAGCTTTGGGGCTTAATATCTTGTCATCATCACACACCCAAGTATCTTCCTTATGAAGTACGAAAAATCTGCGAATTTCTCGGACAAATTGTCTCCTCAGAGTTAGCCCACAAGGTGAGTCATTCGGAATGGGACTATGAAGTAAAGCTAAAAGCCCTCCAATCTGACTTTTTAGCCTCCATTTCCCAAGCTGACAATTTTATCGATGCTTTGATTAAACCAGAAATCCGCTTGCTGGATATTGCCAGTGCTTCTGGTGCAGCAGTTTGTTTGGATAATGAAATTACCTTGGTGGGTGCAACACCCAATCTTGAGCAAGTTTGTGCCTTAATTGAATGGGCAGAGACTCAAGTAGGGGAAAATTTATTTTATACCGATTCTTTAGCCAAGCTTTACCCCGATGGGGTTGTCTTTAAAGATACTGCTAGCGGCTTGTTATTGCTGCGGATTTCGCAAGTGCGGCGCTATTACATTCTCTGGTTTCGCCCAGAAGTGATACAAACGGTAAATTGGGCAGGAAACCCCAATGCATCTATTCGCCTTGATGCTGATGGTACTGTTACCTTGGGGCCGCGAAAATCCTTTGCCAAATGGCAGGAGACGGTGCAATTAACTTCCCTACCCTGGAAACAATCGGAACTTGATAGTGCGATCGCACTCAGAAATGCGATCGTGGGTATTGTACTTTCTAAAGCCGATGAGTTAGCCAAAATTAACCTAGAGTTAGAACGCAGTAACCGCGAACTTAGTTCTTTTGCCTACGCTGCATCTCACGATTTGAAGGAACCTTTGCGGGGTATCTATAATTACTCAACTGTGCTGATAGAAGACTACGCCCATGTACTTGATGCTGAAGCAATTGAGTATCTAGAAACAGTAGTCACCTTATCAGTGCGGATGGAGGCTTTAATTAATGCTTTGTTACGACTGGCGCAGTTAGGAAAAGCACAACTACGTGCCAAAGCCATTGATATTAACGAATTAATCACCCAAGTAATTGATATATTTCATGCCAGCCGCCAATACTCTCAGGTTTTGGATATTCGCATTCCTCAACCTTTACCAACAATTTCATGTGACGCTGTTTTGGTAAACGAAGTTTTTAGTAACTTGATTGGCAATGCGTTGAAATACAACGATAAACCAGAACAATGGGTGGAGATTGGCTATGGCAAAGGCGAAAATTCTGCACTTATATTTTACGTGCGAGATAACGGAGTTGGCATTCCCGAACATCATCGAGAAACTATCTTCCGCTTATTTAAGCGACTCCACTCTCAAGAAAAATTTGGCGGCGGAGTTGGTGCCGGATTAGCAATTGTTAAGAAAATTGTCGAGATGCACAACGGCCAAATTTGGGTTGAGTCTACTGTTGGCGTTGGCTCAACGTTTTATTTTACGCTGGAATAG
- a CDS encoding alpha/beta fold hydrolase yields the protein MLVNQTQFYTWRNYRCAYEVHLPNNSNSEAIPILLIHPIGVGLSRQFWQKFCHEWYQSGHRHRIYNPDLLGCGESDMPHVAYTPSDWAEQLHYFLKTIVQKPVIVIVQGALLGIAIKLVQIEPNLIDSLVFASPPAWPIMTKASPAWQQKLAWNLFDSPLGNAFYRYARTPKFLRSFSTRQLFASSETADQEWLNALVKGAENTANRYAVFSFLAGFWRQDYSHDIAAIQQPALVVVGDKASNISKEGQAETPDERLANYLAYLPQGQGVKLTGRNVLPYESTAEFVAAIAPFISLGR from the coding sequence ATGCTAGTTAATCAGACACAATTTTACACTTGGCGTAATTATCGCTGCGCCTACGAAGTTCATCTACCGAATAACTCAAATTCTGAAGCTATCCCCATATTATTAATTCATCCTATAGGTGTGGGATTATCAAGGCAGTTTTGGCAAAAATTCTGTCATGAATGGTATCAATCAGGGCATCGTCATCGCATTTATAACCCTGATTTGTTGGGATGTGGTGAAAGTGATATGCCTCACGTCGCCTATACTCCTAGCGATTGGGCGGAACAATTGCATTACTTCTTAAAAACCATAGTTCAAAAACCTGTAATTGTTATAGTGCAAGGTGCTTTATTGGGTATTGCAATTAAATTAGTGCAGATAGAACCAAACTTGATTGACTCCCTAGTATTTGCTAGTCCTCCAGCTTGGCCGATTATGACGAAAGCATCCCCAGCTTGGCAGCAAAAACTGGCATGGAATCTTTTTGATTCACCGCTGGGTAATGCTTTTTATCGCTATGCCCGCACTCCCAAGTTTTTGCGTTCTTTTTCCACTCGCCAACTATTTGCTAGTAGTGAGACTGCCGATCAAGAATGGTTAAATGCTTTAGTTAAAGGTGCAGAAAATACCGCCAATCGCTATGCAGTATTTTCCTTTTTAGCTGGGTTTTGGCGACAGGATTATAGTCACGATATTGCTGCTATTCAACAACCAGCATTAGTAGTTGTGGGAGACAAAGCATCAAATATTAGCAAAGAAGGACAAGCCGAAACACCAGACGAACGTTTAGCTAACTACCTCGCTTATTTACCCCAAGGACAAGGAGTTAAATTAACTGGGCGCAATGTCCTACCATACGAATCTACAGCAGAATTTGTGGCTGCGATCGCACCCTTTATCAGTTTAGGAAGATGA
- a CDS encoding glutathione peroxidase produces the protein MLSNRRGQRVPHVTFRTRKNNQWVNITTDDLFADKTVIVFSLPGAFTPTCSSTHLPGYNQLANVFKENGVDDIVCISVNDAFVMNEWAKDQEATNITLIPDGNGEFTEGMGMLVDKTDLGFGKRSWRYSMLVKDGVIDNMFIEPEEPGDPFKVSDAETMLRYINPEAVKPKLVSLFTKIGCPYCARAKELLHEHGLNYEEIVLGKDITTHTLKAVTGATTVPQVFIDAQLIGGSEALASYFGGK, from the coding sequence ATGCTATCAAATCGCCGAGGGCAACGAGTTCCTCATGTTACATTTCGCACCCGCAAAAACAACCAGTGGGTTAACATCACCACTGATGACCTGTTTGCTGATAAGACAGTAATTGTCTTCTCTTTACCAGGTGCTTTTACACCCACTTGTTCTTCCACCCACCTACCTGGCTATAACCAGTTGGCTAATGTATTTAAAGAAAATGGCGTGGATGATATTGTTTGTATTTCTGTCAATGATGCCTTTGTCATGAATGAATGGGCTAAAGACCAAGAAGCAACTAATATTACTCTGATACCTGATGGCAACGGTGAATTTACTGAAGGTATGGGAATGCTGGTAGATAAAACAGATCTAGGCTTTGGTAAACGCTCATGGCGCTATTCTATGCTTGTCAAAGATGGTGTAATTGACAACATGTTCATTGAACCAGAAGAGCCAGGCGATCCCTTTAAAGTATCCGATGCGGAGACAATGCTGCGATATATTAACCCTGAAGCAGTCAAACCAAAGCTAGTTTCTCTGTTTACTAAAATAGGTTGTCCTTACTGCGCCCGTGCAAAAGAATTGCTTCACGAACATGGTTTGAATTATGAGGAAATTGTCTTGGGTAAAGATATTACTACTCACACTTTAAAAGCGGTTACAGGTGCAACAACAGTTCCCCAAGTATTTATCGATGCACAACTCATTGGTGGTTCTGAGGCTCTAGCATCTTACTTTGGCGGAAAATAG